From the genome of Lotus japonicus ecotype B-129 chromosome 6, LjGifu_v1.2, one region includes:
- the LOC130723587 gene encoding low affinity inorganic phosphate transporter 1-like, protein MAGQLGLLNTLDLAKTQWYHFTAIVIAGMGFFTDAYDLFCISLVTKLLGRIYYTEPNAPKPGTLPPNVQAAVTGVALCGTLAGQLFFGWLGDKMGRKKVYGLTLVLMVVCSIASGLSFGSSAKSVMASLCFFRFWLGFGIGGDYPLSATIMSEYANKKTRGAFIAAVFAMQGFGILAGGIVALIVSTIYDHKYKIPTYQENPEASIVLPEFDYVWRIILMFGAAPAALTYYWRLKMPETARYTALVAKNAKQAASDMSKVLNVELEVEQEKLQKITEADNNKFGLFSKEFAKRHGLHLLGTSSTWFLLDIAFYSQNLFQKDIFSAIGWIPPAKEMNAIHEVYKIARAQTLIALCSTVPGYWFTVALIDYMGRFAIQLMGFFFMTVFMFALAIPYDHWTEKDNRIGFVAMYSLTFFFANFGPNATTFVVPAEIFPARLRSTCHGISAAAGKAGAIVGAFGFLYAAQSKDPSKTDAGYPTGIGIKNSLIMLGVINFAGMLFTLLVPESKGKSLEELTGENEDGAEGIEGVGSARTVPV, encoded by the coding sequence ATGGCTGGACAACTGGGGTTGCTCAATACACTTGATTTGGCCAAGACACAATGGTATCACTTCACTGCAATTGTGATAGCTGGAATGGGTTTCTTCACTGATGCCTATGATCTGTTTTGCATTTCCCTTGTCACCAAGTTGCTGGGGCGGATATATTACACAGAACCAAATGCACCAAAGCCCGGAACTCTTCCTCCTAATGTCCAAGCTGCTGTCACTGGTGTTGCATTGTGTGGAACATTAGCAGGCCAACTGTTCTTTGGTTGGCTTGGTGACAAGATGGGGAGAAAAAAAGTCTATGGTTTAACTCTTGTTCTCATGGTAGTGTGTTCCATTGCCTCGGGTCTCTCTTTTGGATCAAGTGCAAAGAGTGTCATGGCATCACTATGTTTCTTCAGGTTCTGGCTTGGATTTGGGATTGGTGGTGACTACCCTCTTTCTGCTACAATCATGTCTGAATATGCCAACAAAAAGACTCGAGGCGCATTCATAGCTGCAGTGTTTGCCATGCAAGGATTTGGAATCCTGGCTGGTGGGATAGTTGCCTTGATTGTATCAACTATATATGACCACAAATACAAGATTCCTACATATCAAGAAAATCCAGAAGCATCCATAGTACTGCCTGAATTTGATTATGTTTGGCGTATTATTTTAATGTTTGGTGCAGCCCCAGCTGCACTCACTTACTACTGGCGTCTGAAAATGCCGGAAACAGCTCGCTACACAGCCCTTGTTGCCAAGAATGCAAAACAAGCTGCTTCAGACATGTCTAAGGTGTTGAATGTCGAACTTGAAGTTGAGCAAGAAAAGTTGCAGAAAATTACAGAAGCAGATAACAATAAGTTTGGTTTATTCAGCAAGGAATTTGCCAAGCGCCATGGGCTGCATTTGCTGGGAACTAGTTCCACTTGGTTCTTGTTGGACATAGCATTCTACAGCCAGAACCTTTTCCAGAAAGACATATTCAGTGCAATTGGATGGATCCCTCCAGCTAAAGAAATGAATGCCATCCATGAAGTTTATAAGATTGCAAGAGCACAGACACTCATAGCACTTTGCAGCACTGTGCCAGGTTACTGGTTCACAGTAGCACTTATAGATTACATGGGTCGTTTTGCTATCCAACTGATGGGATTCTTCTTCATGACCGTCTTCATGTTTGCTCTGGCTATACCTTATGATCACTGGACCGAGAAAGACAACAGAATTGGGTTTGTTGCGATGTACtcactcaccttcttctttgCCAACTTTGGCCCAAATGCCACCACATTTGTTGTGCCAGCAGAGATCTTCCCAGCAAGGCTAAGGTCTACTTGTCATGGAATCTCAGCTGCTGCAGGAAAGGCAGGAGCAATTGTTGGTGCATTTGGCTTCTTATATGCTGCACAAAGTAAGGACCCCTCCAAGACTGATGCAGGGTACCCAACTGGTATTGGGATTAAGAACTCCCTCATTATGCTTGGTGTGATCAACTTCGCTGGGATGTTATTCACCTTATTGGTTCCAGAATCAAAGGGAAAATCACTAGAGGAATTGACTGGGGAGAATGAAGATGGTGCTGAGGGGATTGAGGGAGTAGGTTCTGCAAGGACAGTTCCAGTTTGA